Proteins from a genomic interval of Acidobacteriota bacterium:
- a CDS encoding PleD family two-component system response regulator, translated as MNDNANKSNGEILIVDDNPINLDLLSGLLREHNYRVRAAINGRRALTAIRSCLPDLVMLDITMPEMDGYEVCRQIKADELTRDIPVIFISALDEVIDKVRAFEIGGVDYVTKPFQFGEVLVRIENQLKISRLQKEMERKNLELQQSYMQLERANRMLKALSYLDALTGIANRRHFDEALDQEWRRATRTNAPLSLVMIDIDFFKAFNDFYGHQGGDECLKQVAQVLSNTLKRAGDLAARYGGEEFAVVLPGTEAEGAAILADELRAKVESLSLEHHRAPSQIVTISLGVATAIPKEGISPESLIAIADRALYRSKKDGRNRVSIFDEAIDGPVGDKGTE; from the coding sequence ATGAATGACAACGCCAACAAGAGCAATGGTGAAATTTTGATCGTTGACGACAACCCGATTAACCTCGATTTGTTATCCGGGTTGCTGCGCGAGCATAACTATCGAGTCCGGGCGGCAATCAATGGACGTCGGGCCCTGACAGCAATCCGATCTTGCCTGCCGGATCTGGTGATGCTCGACATCACCATGCCGGAAATGGATGGTTATGAAGTGTGCCGCCAGATCAAAGCTGATGAATTAACTCGCGATATCCCGGTGATTTTTATCAGCGCGCTGGATGAAGTGATTGATAAAGTGCGGGCGTTTGAAATTGGCGGGGTTGACTATGTCACCAAACCTTTTCAATTTGGCGAAGTTCTGGTCCGAATTGAAAACCAGCTCAAAATCTCGCGGCTGCAAAAGGAAATGGAGCGCAAGAACCTGGAACTCCAGCAATCCTATATGCAGCTTGAACGGGCCAACCGGATGCTCAAAGCCCTGTCTTACCTGGATGCACTGACCGGAATTGCCAATCGTCGCCATTTCGACGAAGCCCTTGACCAGGAGTGGCGGCGCGCAACCCGAACCAATGCCCCGCTGTCATTGGTGATGATTGATATTGATTTCTTCAAAGCTTTTAATGATTTTTATGGTCACCAGGGTGGTGACGAATGCCTGAAACAGGTGGCGCAAGTCCTCAGCAATACCTTAAAACGGGCTGGTGACCTGGCCGCCCGGTATGGCGGCGAAGAGTTTGCCGTCGTTTTGCCCGGTACCGAGGCTGAAGGCGCCGCCATTCTGGCCGATGAACTCAGAGCCAAGGTCGAGAGCCTCAGTCTGGAGCATCATCGCGCCCCGTCCCAAATCGTGACCATTAGTTTAGGCGTGGCCACCGCCATCCCGAAAGAAGGAATCTCACCAGAAAGCTTGATTGCCATTGCGGACCGGGCCCTGTATCGCTCGAAAAAAGATGGCCGGAATCGGGTGAGTATCTTTGACGAAGCCATTGACGGCCCCGTTGGCGACAAGGGGACTGAGTGA
- a CDS encoding protein phosphatase 2C domain-containing protein, giving the protein MPTPSPSPAVPYTLQYACICDRGLRRSANQDRAWANLDHRVFAVCDGVGGSQGGEIASQTAIETLQDAFYTPDNNPPLIRLERAVYYANRDIFEMAARDVHLAGMATTIVALYLEGTTAYIGHAGDSRIYRFFQGKLTQETEDHTEVQEAVRRGSLTPEEAVHARGKNVIMRALGIQPEIELETRSFTVEVGTRFLLCSDGITRHISNAEIEELMKRIADPQVLCDEFHRMCYARGADDNLTALVVALNPPGDSGDAQSPTPVSLDSIPSLDPVLVHSGEHSFSAELRRSREHSTPPRSFPPERGAGKSHPFEEHLAAQKAALKRRMIGLGIGMIVLVGLAFWAGQQSQALMPAQQLPPTDAPGKDLSINPSNQALFEAGQKAMTESKPKAAYDIFAKLVNREPTRAEYHYWLGRAALANQQPQEAGKSLEKAIQLDSKLADAYLYLAAARRMSGNLTGSEAALKEFEKRHQPAPSH; this is encoded by the coding sequence ATGCCCACACCTTCGCCGTCACCAGCCGTCCCCTATACCCTCCAATATGCCTGCATTTGCGACCGTGGGTTACGCCGCAGTGCCAACCAGGATCGTGCCTGGGCAAACCTGGATCACCGGGTATTTGCGGTCTGTGATGGAGTTGGGGGCAGCCAGGGCGGTGAGATTGCCAGTCAGACGGCAATCGAGACCCTGCAGGATGCGTTTTATACGCCTGACAATAATCCGCCCTTGATCCGGCTGGAACGGGCGGTGTATTACGCCAATCGCGACATTTTTGAAATGGCGGCCCGTGATGTGCATCTGGCCGGAATGGCAACCACAATTGTGGCGCTCTATTTGGAAGGCACGACGGCTTACATCGGTCATGCTGGTGACAGTCGAATTTATCGCTTCTTTCAAGGAAAACTCACTCAGGAAACCGAAGATCACACTGAAGTCCAGGAAGCTGTTCGGCGCGGGTCATTGACGCCGGAAGAAGCCGTCCATGCGCGCGGGAAAAACGTCATTATGCGGGCGCTGGGAATCCAGCCTGAAATTGAACTTGAAACCCGAAGCTTCACGGTTGAAGTCGGCACCCGCTTCCTGCTGTGTAGCGATGGCATTACCCGCCACATCTCCAACGCCGAGATTGAAGAGCTCATGAAACGGATCGCGGACCCGCAGGTGCTGTGCGACGAATTTCACCGGATGTGTTATGCCCGTGGCGCGGATGATAACCTGACCGCACTGGTCGTCGCGCTCAACCCGCCGGGAGATTCAGGTGACGCTCAGTCTCCGACGCCGGTCAGCCTGGATTCAATTCCGTCCCTGGATCCAGTTCTGGTTCATTCCGGGGAACATAGTTTTTCAGCCGAGTTGCGCCGTAGCCGTGAGCACAGCACTCCTCCCCGCAGCTTTCCCCCAGAACGGGGAGCTGGCAAATCACATCCGTTTGAGGAACATCTGGCGGCCCAGAAAGCGGCGTTGAAACGGCGAATGATCGGCCTTGGCATCGGAATGATTGTGCTGGTTGGGCTGGCCTTTTGGGCTGGCCAGCAATCTCAGGCATTGATGCCCGCTCAACAACTCCCCCCAACTGATGCTCCAGGGAAAGACTTGTCCATAAATCCCTCCAATCAGGCACTGTTTGAAGCTGGTCAAAAAGCGATGACTGAATCCAAACCAAAAGCCGCGTATGATATCTTTGCCAAACTGGTAAATCGGGAACCAACCCGTGCTGAATATCATTACTGGCTTGGGCGTGCCGCTTTAGCCAATCAACAACCCCAGGAAGCAGGGAAATCCCTTGAAAAGGCAATCCAATTGGATTCAAAATTGGCTGATGCCTATCTCTACCTTGCTGCCGCCCGTCGGATGAGTGGAAACCTGACTGGCAGCGAAGCCGCACTCAAAGAATTCGAAAAACGACATCAGCCGGCACCTTCCCACTAA
- a CDS encoding DUF2071 domain-containing protein, which translates to MSDSLPGKFLTAEWRYLLMLNYEINPAVLAPYVPKGTEIDFWDGRTFVSLVGFMFLNTKVLGIPIPFHRNFEEVNLRFYVRYKGPEGWRRGVAFIKEIVPRFAIAAVARGVYNENYVSLPMRHTLDREGDIFPTTGGTVEYGWRFQGEWHSMKAIASGPPSPLQAGSEAEFITEHYWGYAAQIDGGCVEYRVEHPPWQVWSVRGWNLVCDAVALYGPEFGQVLTQPPSSAFLAAGSEVTVRKGIRLY; encoded by the coding sequence ATGTCTGATTCGCTTCCTGGTAAATTTCTGACGGCTGAATGGCGGTACCTGCTGATGTTGAATTATGAAATCAACCCGGCGGTACTGGCCCCCTATGTTCCCAAAGGAACGGAAATTGACTTCTGGGATGGCCGCACCTTCGTCAGCCTGGTTGGGTTTATGTTTTTGAACACCAAAGTCCTGGGCATCCCCATCCCATTTCATCGCAATTTCGAAGAAGTCAATTTACGCTTCTATGTGCGGTACAAGGGACCTGAAGGCTGGCGGCGTGGAGTTGCCTTCATCAAGGAAATTGTGCCCCGTTTTGCCATCGCGGCGGTGGCACGCGGGGTGTACAACGAAAACTATGTTTCGCTCCCAATGCGACACACGCTTGACCGCGAAGGCGATATTTTCCCAACCACTGGCGGCACGGTTGAGTATGGCTGGCGGTTTCAAGGCGAGTGGCATTCGATGAAAGCGATTGCCAGCGGGCCTCCGAGTCCATTGCAAGCCGGGTCCGAAGCTGAATTTATTACCGAACACTATTGGGGATATGCCGCCCAGATTGACGGCGGCTGTGTTGAATATCGGGTTGAGCATCCGCCCTGGCAGGTGTGGTCGGTTCGTGGATGGAATCTGGTGTGCGATGCGGTGGCGCTGTATGGGCCAGAGTTCGGTCAGGTTTTGACCCAACCGCCGAGTTCGGCGTTTCTGGCGGCAGGTTCAGAAGTGACGGTGAGGAAAGGAATCCGGCTGTATTGA